In Quercus robur chromosome 10, dhQueRobu3.1, whole genome shotgun sequence, a genomic segment contains:
- the LOC126704462 gene encoding eukaryotic translation initiation factor 5A-2 has protein sequence MSDSEEHHFESKADAGASKTYPQQAGTIRKNGYIVIKNRPCKVVEVSTSKTGKHGHAKCHFVGIDIFTAKKLEDIVPSSHNCDVPHVNRTDYQLIDISEDGFVSLLTENGNTKDDLKLPTDDNLLTQIKDGFAEGKDLVVSVMSAMGEEQICALKDIGPK, from the exons ATGTCGGACAGCGAGGAGCACCACTTCGAGTCCAAGGCCGATGCCGGAGCCTCCAAGACTTACCCTCAGCAAGCTGGTACTATTCGCAAGAATGGCTACATCGTCATCAAGAACCGTCCTTGCAAG GTTGTTGAAGTTTCCACCTCTAAGACTGGCAAGCACGGTCATGCTAAGTGCCACTTTGTTGGAATTGACATTTTCACTGCCAAGAAACTTGAAGATATTGTGCCATCTTCCCATAACTGTGat GTTCCTCATGTCAACCGTACTGACTACCAGCTGATTGATATCTCTGAGGATGGATTT GTGAGTTTGCTGACTGAAAATGGGAACACCAAGGATGATCTGAAGCTCCCAACTGATGACAATTTGCTGACCCAG ATCAAGGATGGATTTGCTGAAGGCAAGGACCTGGTTGTCTCTGTGATGTCTGCAATGGGAGAGGAGCAGATTTGTGCTCTGAAGGACATTGGCCCCAAGTAG
- the LOC126703007 gene encoding uncharacterized protein At5g01610-like — MEKALTKVGSFWISKKAKAEISNITEDLSSLSNTVEEKAKWVFSKLKGKPSKALPDLLREYNLPPGLFPRNITCYEFDESRSKLIVYLPSACEVSFKDSSIVRYATRVKGTLSRGKLTGIDGMKTKVLVWVKVTSVAVESYKSDKVWFTAGVKKSRPKDAYEMTRDAVKVEEF, encoded by the exons ATGGAGAAAGCTCTGACAAAAGTTGGGAGCTTTTGGATTTCCAAGAAAGCCAAGGCAGAGATCTCCAACATCACTGAAGACCTCTCT TCTCTTTCTAATACTGTTGAAGAGAAGGCAAAATGGGTGTTCAGCAAGCTGAAAG GTAAGCCATCGAAAGCCTTGCCAGATCTTCTCCGAGAGTACAACCTTCCCCCTGGTCTCTTCCCTCGAAACATAACATGTTATGAATTTGATGAATCAAGGTCCAAGCTCATAGTGTATTTGCCCTCTGCATGTGAGGTGAGCTTCAAAGACTCATCCATTGTAAGGTATGCCACTCGTGTTAAAGGGACATTATCAAGGGGAAAGCTCACTGGAATAGATGGAATGAAGACAAAGGTTCTGGTGTGGGTCAAGGTTACCAGTGTGGCTGTCGAAAGCTACAAATCTGATAAAGTATGGTTCACAGCTGGTGTGAAGAAATCAAGGCCCAAAGATGCCTATGAAATGACTCGTGATGCTGTTAAAGTAGAAGAATTTTGA